One Erythrobacter sp. SDW2 genomic region harbors:
- a CDS encoding DmsC/YnfH family molybdoenzyme membrane anchor subunit, producing MIFFTTASGAGYGMMIWLAVLAALGILPQDMAFGLVAFGLGFALIIGGLLSSTFHLGHPERAWRALSQWRSSWLSREGVAAILTFIPLGLFALTWIFGLAPPQVAAALGVAGAAMSLLTIFTTSMIYASLKTIPAWHNGWTVAGYLVLGPMNGAAILTLLLYAFGQDAAAALATLIALVLLFAGLIVKAAYWNHIHGGPPLSTIGSATGLGHLGKVEMTASPHDMDNYLLREMGFRIARKHADKLRRIAMLLGFVVPIFSVCGAIGVGEPAVALALSLVAVISCQIGITCERWLFFAEARHAVTLYYGEQAV from the coding sequence GTGATCTTCTTCACCACCGCCAGCGGTGCCGGCTATGGCATGATGATCTGGCTGGCCGTGCTCGCCGCATTGGGCATCCTGCCGCAGGACATGGCCTTCGGCCTCGTCGCCTTTGGCCTCGGCTTCGCCCTGATCATCGGCGGTCTGCTGTCCTCGACCTTCCACCTCGGCCATCCGGAACGCGCCTGGCGGGCGCTGTCGCAGTGGCGCTCGAGCTGGCTCTCGCGGGAAGGGGTAGCGGCGATCCTGACCTTCATTCCGCTCGGCCTGTTCGCGCTGACGTGGATCTTCGGGCTGGCCCCTCCGCAGGTCGCGGCCGCACTGGGCGTTGCAGGTGCCGCGATGAGCCTCCTCACGATCTTCACCACCTCGATGATCTATGCTTCGCTCAAGACCATTCCGGCCTGGCACAATGGCTGGACCGTCGCAGGCTATCTGGTGCTTGGGCCGATGAACGGGGCGGCTATCCTCACATTGCTGCTTTATGCGTTCGGACAAGACGCTGCGGCGGCGCTCGCGACCTTGATTGCGCTAGTGCTGCTTTTTGCAGGCTTGATCGTGAAGGCGGCCTACTGGAACCACATTCACGGTGGGCCGCCTCTCAGCACCATCGGCTCTGCCACCGGCCTCGGCCACCTCGGCAAGGTCGAGATGACGGCTAGCCCCCACGACATGGACAACTACCTGCTGCGCGAGATGGGCTTCCGCATTGCCCGCAAGCACGCCGACAAGTTGCGACGGATCGCCATGCTGCTCGGTTTCGTCGTGCCGATCTTTTCGGTTTGCGGGGCGATCGGCGTGGGCGAGCCAGCCGTAGCTCTGGCCCTGTCGCTTGTCGCTGTCATCTCTTGCCAGATCGGCATCACCTGCGAACGCTGGCTGTTCTTCGCCGAGGCGAGGCATGCCGTAACCCTCTATTACGGCGAGCAGGCCGTCTGA
- a CDS encoding MBL fold metallo-hydrolase, whose product MTKTDLPLAEAAAQISRAQRDVQRRPTIAGFFDESTFTVSYVVSDPATGGAAVIDSVLDYDAASGRTSFASADRIVEYVERNGLTVDWLIETHAHADHLSAAPYLQDKLGGRLAIGAEIVRVQEVFGKLFNAGTEFQRDGSQFDRLFTDGETFRIGELEGIALHVPGHTPADMAFIIGDAAFIGDTMFMPDYGTARADFPGGDAGQLYRSIRRLLSLPGETRLFLCHDYKAPGRDVFAWETTVSQQREGNVHVRDGVNEDEFVAMRTSRDKTLAMPNLIMPSVQVNIRGGHLPEPEDNGVSYIKIPVNAL is encoded by the coding sequence ATGACCAAGACCGATCTACCGTTGGCCGAAGCTGCGGCGCAGATCTCGCGGGCGCAGCGTGACGTGCAGCGGCGCCCAACCATTGCCGGATTTTTCGACGAATCGACCTTCACCGTCAGCTATGTCGTCAGCGATCCCGCCACCGGTGGCGCAGCGGTGATCGATTCTGTGCTTGATTACGATGCGGCGTCAGGCCGGACCTCGTTTGCCTCGGCAGACCGGATCGTCGAGTATGTCGAGCGGAATGGGCTGACGGTCGATTGGCTGATCGAAACCCATGCCCATGCCGATCATCTCTCGGCCGCGCCCTATCTGCAGGACAAGCTCGGCGGCCGCCTGGCCATCGGGGCCGAAATCGTGCGGGTGCAGGAAGTGTTCGGCAAGCTGTTCAACGCCGGGACCGAGTTCCAGCGCGACGGTTCGCAGTTCGACCGGCTGTTCACCGATGGCGAGACTTTTCGCATTGGCGAGCTGGAAGGGATCGCGCTGCATGTGCCGGGGCATACGCCAGCCGACATGGCCTTCATCATCGGCGACGCGGCCTTCATTGGCGACACCATGTTCATGCCCGATTATGGCACCGCGCGGGCGGATTTCCCCGGCGGCGACGCGGGCCAGCTCTACCGCTCGATCCGCCGCCTGCTGTCGCTGCCAGGCGAGACGCGGCTGTTCCTGTGCCATGACTACAAGGCGCCGGGGCGCGACGTGTTTGCGTGGGAAACCACCGTCAGCCAGCAGCGCGAAGGCAATGTCCATGTCCGCGACGGGGTGAACGAAGACGAATTCGTCGCTATGCGCACCAGCCGCGACAAAACCCTGGCAATGCCCAATCTCATCATGCCCAGCGTCCAGGTCAACATCCGGGGCGGGCACTTGCCAGAGCCGGAGGACAATGGCGTGAGCTACATCAAGATCCCGGTAAACGCCCTGTGA
- a CDS encoding phage tail sheath subtilisin-like domain-containing protein, producing MPEYLAPGVYVEETSFRAKSIQGVGTSTTAFVGPTRKGPLGMVSDVITSFGEFERIYGGLANLRIGTTDTPNYMAHAAKAFFDNGSGRLYVARTFTARQITTPSTRTIEANSASANVVDSGDATVASFRARSPGSGLNGFVLAYQKLTPATATTLNAAPTGSMVQSGGSNYFVKAADGVWNVEAPIGDGTDALDLGAVPADARLVTVNLEIRPGAGSADDDAEGGPIVIEGLGLGPGHPRRLADALPRNPTSRGAALAQPYWFDDDPDPTAHALRAALFGDDDEVRVPYQLTGGVDGDASVTSDADPQNLSYEEALALVEEVSDVAIVAAPGSSANSGAAAGTRLALISHAERMRYRIAVLDTQAGASVGDARDVRAAIDSKYAALYYPWVVVPNPSARPSDDTIPKELVLPPSGFICGIYARNDIQRGVWKAPANEVVRGALRFERELSKGEQEVLNPEGINCLRSFFGRGNRVWGARTISSDPEWIYVNVRRYFNYVENSIDRSTQWAVFEPNGPALWSNITDTISSFLFAEWRSGALLGATPEEAYFVRCDRSTMTQADLDNGRLICEIGIAAIKPAEFVIFRIGQKTADATS from the coding sequence ATGCCTGAATATCTAGCTCCTGGCGTCTATGTCGAAGAGACTAGCTTTCGCGCCAAGTCGATCCAGGGGGTGGGCACCAGCACCACCGCCTTCGTCGGGCCGACCCGCAAGGGCCCCCTCGGCATGGTTTCCGATGTCATCACAAGCTTCGGCGAGTTCGAGCGGATCTATGGCGGGCTGGCCAATCTGCGGATCGGGACCACCGATACGCCCAACTATATGGCGCATGCGGCCAAGGCCTTCTTCGATAACGGCAGCGGGCGGCTCTACGTCGCGCGAACATTTACGGCGCGCCAGATAACCACGCCTTCGACCCGCACAATCGAGGCCAATTCCGCAAGCGCCAATGTCGTCGATTCCGGTGACGCGACCGTCGCCAGCTTCCGCGCCCGCTCGCCGGGATCGGGTCTCAACGGCTTTGTCCTCGCGTACCAGAAGCTGACCCCGGCTACGGCCACTACGCTCAATGCCGCGCCGACCGGTTCGATGGTCCAGTCCGGCGGCAGCAACTATTTCGTCAAGGCGGCGGACGGAGTGTGGAACGTCGAGGCACCGATTGGGGACGGAACGGACGCGCTCGATCTGGGGGCGGTGCCCGCCGATGCCCGGCTTGTCACAGTAAACCTGGAGATCCGGCCCGGAGCCGGAAGTGCCGACGACGATGCCGAGGGCGGACCGATCGTTATCGAGGGCCTCGGTCTCGGTCCCGGCCATCCGAGGCGTTTGGCCGACGCCCTGCCGCGCAACCCGACCAGCCGGGGCGCGGCTCTGGCGCAGCCATATTGGTTCGACGACGATCCCGACCCGACTGCCCACGCGCTGCGCGCAGCGCTGTTCGGCGACGATGACGAAGTCAGAGTGCCATACCAGCTTACCGGCGGGGTCGATGGCGATGCCAGCGTGACCAGCGACGCCGACCCGCAAAACCTCAGTTACGAGGAAGCGCTCGCATTGGTCGAGGAAGTGAGCGATGTCGCCATCGTCGCTGCACCCGGCAGCTCGGCCAACAGCGGCGCCGCTGCTGGCACCCGCCTTGCGCTGATCTCGCATGCGGAACGGATGCGCTATCGTATTGCCGTGCTGGACACGCAGGCCGGGGCCTCGGTCGGCGATGCCCGCGATGTGCGGGCGGCGATCGATAGCAAATATGCCGCGCTCTATTATCCGTGGGTTGTCGTTCCGAATCCGTCGGCCCGGCCGTCGGACGACACGATCCCCAAGGAACTGGTGTTGCCGCCATCAGGCTTCATTTGCGGCATCTATGCCCGCAACGACATCCAGCGCGGGGTGTGGAAGGCGCCCGCCAACGAAGTCGTGCGCGGGGCGCTGCGGTTCGAGCGCGAGTTGTCCAAGGGCGAGCAGGAAGTGCTCAATCCCGAAGGCATCAACTGCCTGCGCAGCTTTTTCGGCCGCGGCAACCGGGTATGGGGCGCGCGCACCATCAGCAGCGATCCCGAGTGGATCTATGTCAACGTGCGGCGCTACTTCAACTATGTCGAGAACTCGATCGACCGTTCCACCCAATGGGCGGTGTTCGAACCCAACGGGCCGGCGCTGTGGTCCAACATCACGGACACGATTTCGTCCTTCCTGTTCGCCGAATGGCGTTCGGGCGCGCTCCTCGGCGCGACCCCGGAAGAGGCCTATTTCGTGCGCTGCGACCGCTCGACCATGACCCAGGCCGATTTGGATAACGGCCGCCTGATCTGCGAGATCGGCATCGCCGCGATCAAGCCAGCCGAATTCGTCATCTTCCGCATCGGTCAGAAGACCGCCGATGCCACGAGCTAA
- a CDS encoding sigma-54 dependent transcriptional regulator: MQNGPVPDIVIIDDDMLHARHLGRIASAHHLACSHIGTSENALAHAPAARMALINSGNNPDVVRRITARHPGMTTIVLGDRDRADHVVDCLRAGASDVLPTDLSHPEALARLKQHFGECRPREGAADPKAGGDLGLAGESRAMERIRERIRLLSHGDTTTLIEGPTGVGKELVALALHRQSRRRTGPLIAVNCGAIPDDLIEGEFFGYEKGAFSGAVNSYPGKLALAHGGTLFLDEIGELSLSGQVKLLRAIEARQCYRLGGRQPHDFDIRIIAATNRKLEDEVAAGRFRSDLYYRIAVARIEVPPLAARPDDIVPLARFFLSEFSSAAGPVPGLREDASKLLRSHGWPGNARELRNAIEVALLGCMDSQLSAGDFALDRKVPCAGNVPSERAPAHALTASAIDRALQGCRGNKSEAARQLGCSRMTLYRHLHRG, encoded by the coding sequence ATGCAGAACGGACCGGTCCCCGATATCGTCATTATCGATGATGACATGCTGCACGCGCGGCATTTGGGCAGGATTGCCTCTGCGCATCATCTTGCCTGTTCCCATATCGGCACCAGCGAGAATGCCCTTGCTCACGCGCCCGCAGCGCGCATGGCGCTGATCAACAGTGGTAACAATCCCGATGTCGTGCGCCGGATCACAGCGCGCCACCCGGGCATGACCACTATCGTCCTGGGCGACCGCGACCGCGCCGACCATGTCGTCGATTGCCTGCGCGCCGGGGCCAGCGACGTGCTCCCCACCGACCTCTCGCATCCGGAGGCGCTCGCACGGCTCAAGCAGCATTTCGGCGAGTGCCGTCCGCGCGAAGGGGCTGCGGACCCGAAGGCGGGCGGCGATCTGGGACTGGCCGGGGAAAGCCGCGCCATGGAACGCATTCGCGAACGCATACGGCTGCTCAGCCACGGCGATACCACTACCCTGATCGAGGGGCCGACCGGCGTGGGCAAGGAACTGGTGGCGCTCGCCCTGCATCGCCAGAGTCGCCGCCGCACCGGACCGCTGATTGCGGTCAATTGCGGCGCGATTCCTGACGACCTGATCGAAGGCGAATTCTTCGGCTACGAGAAAGGCGCCTTCAGCGGTGCAGTCAATTCCTACCCGGGCAAGCTGGCGCTGGCGCATGGCGGCACGCTGTTCCTCGACGAGATCGGCGAACTGAGCCTGTCCGGGCAGGTCAAGCTGCTGCGCGCCATCGAGGCCCGCCAATGCTATCGCCTGGGCGGGCGGCAGCCGCACGACTTCGACATCCGCATCATCGCGGCGACCAATCGCAAGCTGGAGGACGAAGTCGCCGCCGGGCGCTTCCGCAGCGATCTCTATTACCGCATCGCGGTCGCCCGGATCGAAGTGCCTCCGCTGGCCGCCAGACCTGACGATATCGTCCCGCTGGCGCGTTTTTTCCTGAGCGAATTTTCCTCCGCTGCAGGTCCGGTTCCCGGCTTGCGTGAAGACGCGAGCAAGCTGCTGCGGAGCCACGGCTGGCCCGGCAATGCGCGCGAATTGCGCAATGCCATCGAGGTTGCCCTCCTCGGTTGTATGGACAGTCAGCTCTCGGCGGGTGATTTTGCCCTGGATCGCAAGGTTCCGTGTGCCGGCAATGTTCCGTCGGAACGAGCACCCGCTCACGCGTTGACCGCCAGCGCGATCGATCGTGCCTTGCAGGGCTGCCGTGGCAACAAGAGCGAGGCCGCGCGCCAGCTCGGCTGTTCGCGCATGACCTTGTACCGCCACCTGCATCGCGGATAG
- a CDS encoding YeeE/YedE family protein, with protein MILPGYPEAAPLGGLAGGVLIGLAAALMLLGAGRIAGVSGIAARATGISGGNMATSSAWLFLLGLPLGALAVMMFKGGLEASFASPLVLVLAGLLVGIGTRLGSGCTSGHGVCGVSRLSQRSLVATASFMAAGIATVAAMNALGWDVLS; from the coding sequence GTGATACTGCCCGGATATCCTGAAGCCGCCCCGCTCGGCGGTTTGGCCGGCGGAGTGCTGATCGGCCTCGCGGCGGCGCTGATGCTGCTCGGCGCCGGCCGGATCGCCGGAGTTTCGGGAATTGCCGCGCGGGCCACCGGGATATCCGGGGGCAATATGGCGACATCAAGCGCATGGCTGTTCCTGTTGGGCCTGCCGCTCGGCGCGCTGGCAGTGATGATGTTCAAGGGCGGGCTTGAAGCCAGCTTCGCCAGCCCGCTGGTGTTGGTGCTGGCAGGTCTGCTGGTCGGCATCGGCACCAGACTGGGCAGCGGTTGCACCAGCGGCCATGGTGTCTGCGGGGTAAGCCGCCTGTCGCAGCGTTCGCTGGTGGCAACGGCCAGCTTCATGGCGGCAGGGATCGCCACGGTCGCTGCGATGAATGCCCTCGGCTGGGATGTTTTGTCATGA
- a CDS encoding DUF4255 domain-containing protein, which translates to MAGFSAAYSVGESLVQYLRNIYPATLRADHPCRFELAKSADFAEADSFTENTISLFLYRMSIAQYLHPAGSGRKNPPTARALPLDLHYMVTVWSDSKHTEQMLMAWVMAQLHWNPNLDASTLMQVGGWRNDESIQISPTNITQEDLCRIWDVMEPTYRLSTTYVARVVHIDAPPADDAPNVIATRFEHAQMQGEDA; encoded by the coding sequence ATGGCGGGATTTTCGGCAGCCTATTCGGTCGGGGAATCGCTGGTCCAGTACCTGCGCAACATCTATCCGGCCACATTGCGCGCCGATCATCCGTGCCGGTTCGAGCTGGCCAAGAGCGCCGACTTTGCCGAGGCCGACAGCTTCACCGAGAACACGATCTCGCTGTTCCTGTATCGCATGTCGATTGCGCAATATCTGCATCCGGCAGGCTCGGGCCGCAAGAACCCGCCGACCGCGCGCGCCCTGCCGCTCGACCTCCATTACATGGTCACGGTCTGGTCGGACTCGAAGCACACCGAACAGATGTTGATGGCCTGGGTGATGGCGCAGCTGCACTGGAACCCCAACCTGGATGCCTCGACGCTGATGCAGGTCGGCGGCTGGCGCAATGACGAGAGCATCCAGATCTCGCCGACCAACATCACGCAAGAAGACCTGTGCCGGATCTGGGACGTGATGGAGCCGACTTACCGTCTCTCCACCACCTATGTCGCCCGCGTCGTGCATATCGATGCGCCGCCGGCGGACGATGCGCCCAATGTCATCGCCACCCGCTTCGAACATGCCCAGATGCAAGGGGAGGACGCCTGA
- a CDS encoding DUF3467 domain-containing protein, producing MSDDEEHSARAREAASSVDDARVYFNHCTVNLSLTTAELDFGQASEADQSVRVTSRMITSPSYFRQMGALIRAECARYDATYEQGSEGHRPEAEG from the coding sequence GTGTCCGACGACGAGGAGCACTCCGCGCGAGCACGAGAAGCCGCTTCCAGCGTCGATGACGCGCGGGTCTATTTCAACCATTGCACCGTCAATCTTTCGCTGACGACGGCGGAACTCGATTTTGGCCAGGCGTCCGAAGCCGATCAGTCGGTCCGCGTGACCAGCCGGATGATCACTTCGCCCAGCTATTTCCGCCAGATGGGCGCGCTCATCCGTGCCGAGTGCGCACGCTACGATGCGACCTACGAGCAAGGTTCCGAGGGTCATCGACCCGAGGCGGAGGGCTGA
- a CDS encoding DUF6691 family protein, with protein MIRQFGPPLVSGALFGSGLALGGMTDPARVRGFLDIFGRWDPTLAFVMGGAVLVMAMAWRIQRRMVRPLFGAAFALPDRGDLTPRLIGGSALFGVGWGIAGLCPGPALAALVIEPVSAAIFIAAMLAGMVISERFVP; from the coding sequence ATGATCCGCCAGTTCGGCCCGCCTCTCGTATCCGGCGCGTTGTTCGGTTCGGGATTGGCGCTGGGCGGAATGACCGATCCCGCACGGGTGCGTGGTTTTCTCGACATTTTCGGCCGCTGGGACCCGACTCTCGCTTTTGTCATGGGCGGGGCAGTATTGGTGATGGCAATGGCCTGGCGCATTCAGCGGCGCATGGTGCGCCCGCTCTTCGGAGCCGCATTTGCCTTGCCTGACCGGGGCGATCTGACGCCCCGGCTTATCGGCGGCTCGGCGCTGTTCGGAGTTGGCTGGGGTATCGCCGGATTATGTCCGGGGCCAGCTTTGGCTGCGCTTGTGATCGAGCCCGTTTCAGCCGCTATCTTCATTGCCGCGATGCTGGCGGGCATGGTTATTTCCGAACGGTTCGTGCCTTAA
- a CDS encoding 4Fe-4S dicluster domain-containing protein, with amino-acid sequence MTSLPKCTDKKLGLVIDLDICVGCHACAVNCKEWNTAGKSAPLTDYDPYGKKPDGVWFNRIHTYETTDEAGQGQTVHFPRSCLHCEDAPCVTVCPTGASYKRTEDGIVLVNEDICIGCKLCSWACPYGAREYDEQEGVMKKCTLCIDKIYNETLPEASRVPACVSTCPSGARHFGDLGDPDSDVSKLVAARGGYDLMPEQGTKPVNKYLPPRPRQRGEDGKAPRMLDHAEATDGAGLIARWVDKILS; translated from the coding sequence ATGACCAGCCTCCCCAAATGCACCGACAAGAAGCTCGGCCTCGTCATCGATCTCGATATCTGCGTCGGCTGCCATGCCTGCGCGGTCAACTGCAAGGAATGGAACACCGCGGGCAAGAGCGCGCCGCTGACAGACTATGACCCATACGGCAAGAAGCCCGACGGGGTCTGGTTCAACCGCATCCATACCTATGAGACCACCGACGAGGCGGGGCAGGGTCAAACGGTCCACTTCCCCCGTTCGTGCCTGCACTGCGAGGATGCGCCCTGCGTCACCGTGTGCCCGACCGGTGCCAGCTACAAGCGCACCGAGGACGGCATCGTGCTGGTCAACGAGGATATCTGCATCGGCTGCAAGCTCTGTTCGTGGGCCTGCCCCTATGGCGCGCGCGAATATGACGAGCAGGAGGGCGTGATGAAGAAATGCACGCTCTGCATCGACAAGATCTACAACGAGACCCTGCCCGAGGCGAGCCGCGTCCCGGCCTGCGTCTCGACCTGCCCCTCGGGCGCGCGCCATTTCGGCGATCTGGGCGATCCGGACAGCGACGTGTCGAAACTGGTCGCGGCGCGGGGCGGCTACGACCTGATGCCGGAACAGGGCACGAAGCCGGTCAACAAGTACCTGCCCCCGCGCCCGCGCCAGCGAGGCGAGGACGGGAAGGCGCCGCGCATGCTCGATCACGCCGAAGCAACGGACGGCGCGGGCCTGATCGCCCGCTGGGTCGACAAGATCCTTTCGTGA
- a CDS encoding molybdopterin oxidoreductase family protein, with protein MRLNPFETVKEDVALSPRVSDEVKTSTCYMCACRCGIKVHLKNGQIRYIEGNPDHPVNNGVLCAKGSAGIMHQRSPAKLTKPLLRTGERGSGEFREIEWDEALGLATQWLGEVRQRDPSKLAFFTGRDQSQSLTGWWASQFGTHNYAAHGGFCSVNMAAGGLYTLGGAFWEFGEPDWELTRYHMMFGVADDHDSNPIKMGLGKLKTREGTKFVSVNPVRTGYSAIADEWIGIRPGTDGLFLFAIIHELLRAEKIDFPYLARYSNAPWLVICEPGAPDDGLFLRHEDGQPLVWCLDENRARRANAVHRTPAFAGEREVNGRRVVPSFQFLAERYLDPQYTPEAVAETTGVPAETTRRIAAELAEVAFEQEIVIDQPWTDSWGRKHKQMVGRPVSFHAMRGISAHSNGFHTCRAIHILQALLGSVDVPGGWRYKAPFPKPIPPGIKPAWPQAEAGVPLNGPPLGFPKSPEDLVVDHHGEPLRIDKAYSWEHPLALHGLMHMVLHNAAKQDPYGIDVLFLFMANMAWNSAMNVPDTLGYFTAKREDGEYVIPKIIYSDAFWSETVPYCDLILPDTTYLERFDCISMLDRPISSAHGGGDSIRQPVLELDRDVRPFQTVLLDLGARLGLPGMTNADGSPRYPGGYEDYIVNHERAPGVGPLSGWRGEDGSKSGVGEVNPDQILRYIENGCFWHEELPKAAQFFKFANRQYLEYAEKMAWIGHADPIVFQLYSEDLQKFRLAARGHGAVLPPEEHRQRIDTYFDPLPIWYQPFLEAQEGGDEFPIHALSQRPMHMYHSWGSQNAWLRQITSANKLHVHRTLAAQHDLADDDWVWIENPRGRVKAQVKLVTGVNENVVWTWNAIGKRKGAWALDPGSPEMTRGFLLNHIITEMLLPEKGSPAYSNSDPVTGQAAWYDLRVRLRKCAVHEAGETEPMFEPLARYKRAPEGPSDFGKALKGEPA; from the coding sequence ATGCGCCTGAATCCGTTCGAGACCGTGAAGGAAGATGTGGCGCTTTCGCCGCGCGTCTCGGACGAGGTCAAGACCTCGACCTGCTACATGTGCGCCTGCCGCTGCGGCATCAAGGTCCACCTCAAGAACGGCCAGATCCGCTATATCGAAGGCAATCCCGATCACCCGGTCAACAATGGCGTCCTCTGCGCCAAGGGCAGCGCCGGGATCATGCATCAGCGCTCGCCGGCCAAGCTGACCAAGCCGCTGCTGCGCACGGGCGAGCGCGGCTCGGGCGAGTTTCGCGAGATCGAGTGGGACGAAGCACTCGGACTGGCGACCCAATGGCTGGGCGAAGTGCGGCAGCGCGATCCGTCGAAGCTGGCCTTCTTCACCGGGCGCGACCAGTCGCAGTCGCTGACCGGCTGGTGGGCGAGCCAGTTCGGCACCCACAACTATGCTGCCCATGGCGGGTTCTGCTCGGTCAATATGGCGGCCGGCGGGCTCTACACGCTGGGCGGGGCGTTCTGGGAATTCGGCGAGCCCGACTGGGAGCTGACCAGGTATCACATGATGTTCGGCGTGGCCGACGATCACGATTCCAATCCGATCAAGATGGGGCTGGGCAAGCTCAAGACGCGGGAGGGGACCAAGTTCGTTTCGGTCAATCCGGTCCGCACGGGCTACAGCGCCATCGCCGACGAATGGATCGGCATCCGCCCCGGCACCGACGGACTGTTCCTGTTCGCGATCATCCACGAGCTGCTCCGCGCCGAGAAGATCGATTTTCCCTACCTCGCCCGTTACTCCAACGCCCCGTGGCTGGTGATCTGCGAGCCGGGGGCGCCTGACGATGGGCTGTTCCTGCGGCACGAGGACGGCCAGCCGCTGGTCTGGTGCCTCGACGAGAATCGTGCGCGGCGCGCCAATGCGGTGCACCGTACGCCAGCCTTTGCGGGGGAGCGCGAGGTCAATGGCCGCAGGGTCGTGCCGAGTTTCCAGTTCCTCGCCGAACGCTATCTCGATCCGCAGTATACGCCCGAGGCGGTGGCGGAAACCACCGGGGTCCCGGCCGAGACGACCCGCCGCATCGCCGCCGAACTGGCCGAGGTCGCCTTCGAGCAGGAGATCGTCATCGACCAGCCTTGGACCGATAGCTGGGGCCGCAAGCACAAGCAGATGGTCGGCCGCCCGGTCAGCTTCCACGCCATGCGCGGCATCTCGGCGCATTCCAACGGTTTCCACACCTGCCGCGCGATCCACATCCTGCAGGCGCTGCTCGGCAGCGTCGATGTGCCGGGCGGCTGGCGCTACAAGGCCCCGTTTCCCAAGCCGATCCCGCCCGGCATCAAGCCGGCCTGGCCGCAGGCCGAGGCTGGCGTGCCGCTCAATGGCCCACCGCTCGGCTTCCCCAAATCGCCCGAGGACCTGGTGGTCGATCATCACGGCGAGCCGCTGCGGATCGACAAGGCCTATAGCTGGGAGCACCCGCTGGCGCTCCACGGACTGATGCACATGGTGCTGCATAATGCGGCGAAGCAGGACCCCTACGGTATCGATGTGCTGTTCCTGTTCATGGCCAATATGGCCTGGAACAGCGCGATGAACGTGCCCGACACGCTGGGCTATTTCACGGCGAAGCGTGAGGATGGCGAGTATGTGATCCCGAAGATCATCTATTCCGATGCCTTCTGGTCGGAGACGGTGCCCTATTGCGACCTGATCCTGCCCGACACGACCTATCTCGAACGGTTCGACTGCATCTCCATGCTCGACCGGCCGATCAGCTCGGCCCACGGCGGCGGGGATTCGATCCGCCAGCCGGTGCTGGAGCTCGACCGCGATGTGCGTCCGTTCCAGACCGTGCTGCTCGACCTCGGCGCGCGGCTTGGCTTGCCGGGCATGACCAATGCCGACGGTTCACCCAGATATCCGGGGGGGTACGAGGACTATATCGTCAACCACGAACGTGCGCCGGGTGTGGGGCCGTTGTCGGGCTGGCGGGGCGAGGATGGCAGCAAGTCCGGCGTGGGGGAAGTGAATCCGGACCAGATACTGCGCTATATCGAGAACGGCTGTTTCTGGCATGAAGAGCTGCCCAAGGCGGCGCAGTTCTTCAAGTTCGCCAACCGCCAGTACCTTGAATATGCCGAGAAAATGGCGTGGATCGGCCATGCCGACCCGATCGTGTTCCAGCTTTACAGCGAGGATCTGCAGAAGTTCCGCCTCGCCGCACGCGGGCACGGTGCGGTGCTACCGCCCGAGGAGCACCGCCAGCGCATCGACACCTATTTCGACCCGCTGCCGATCTGGTACCAGCCCTTCCTCGAAGCGCAGGAAGGCGGCGACGAATTCCCGATCCATGCGCTGAGCCAGCGGCCCATGCACATGTACCACAGCTGGGGCAGCCAGAACGCCTGGCTGCGGCAAATCACCTCGGCCAACAAGCTGCATGTCCACCGCACATTGGCAGCGCAGCACGATCTTGCCGACGACGACTGGGTCTGGATCGAGAACCCGCGCGGCCGGGTCAAGGCACAGGTCAAGCTGGTGACCGGGGTGAACGAGAACGTGGTCTGGACCTGGAACGCTATCGGCAAGCGCAAGGGGGCCTGGGCGCTCGACCCGGGCAGCCCCGAGATGACCCGCGGGTTCCTCTTGAACCACATCATCACTGAAATGCTGCTGCCGGAGAAAGGCTCGCCGGCCTACTCCAACTCCGACCCCGTCACCGGCCAGGCGGCGTGGTACGATCTGCGCGTCCGCCTGCGCAAATGTGCGGTGCATGAGGCGGGCGAAACTGAGCCGATGTTCGAGCCGCTGGCGCGCTACAAGCGCGCGCCGGAGGGGCCCTCCGACTTCGGTAAAGCGCTGAAGGGGGAGCCCGCATGA